The following nucleotide sequence is from Devosia salina.
CCGAGACCGGTCATGACCGGGGTGATCATTGGTGTTGCGATCGGCGTCAGGCCGAGATTGGCCGCAATCGGCATGGGGGCCAGGACCAGCGCGATGTCGAAATGACCCAGAGCCGTACGGTCACGGATATTGGCCCAGGAGGTTTCCCGGGTGAGGCTGAGGGAAAATCCCTCGTCCTCGGCAAAGCCCAGCTCATGGGCCAGCACGAGCAGCACGCTGTCGAGCAGGGGGAGAAAGCCGGCGGTAAGGTGGGGACGGGACATGGCGTTTCCTATGGCCCAAGCAGGTTGGCGGCGGTGATGAGGCTTTGGGCAATGTCCACCAGCCGACGGTTCTGGTTCATGGCGGTCTTGCGCAGCAGGGCGTAGGCTTCGGGCTCTCCCAGGCCCTTGGTCTTCATCAATATGCCCTTGGCCTGATCGATGATCTTGCGCTCTTCAAGCGCGCTGCGCGCCTCCTCCAGTTCGCGCGTCAGCCGGGAAAAGGCATTGAAGCGCGAGATCGCCATGTCGAGGATCGGCTTGACGCGCTCCTTCTTGAGGCCGTCCACCACATAGGCGGAGACGCCCGCCTCGACGGCCTTCTCGATCATGGCGCCATCCGAGCGGTCGACGAACATGGCGATCGGGCGCTGGATGGCCCGGCTCAGCGAAAAGAAATGCTCGAGCGTATCGCGCTTGGGATTCTCGAGGTCGATGAAGATGACGTCGGGCGGAGTCTGCGAGATGGTGCGGCCAACCTCGTTGACGTCATGGATCACGGCTACCCGCACATATCCTGCCTCGCGCAGGCCCTCCTCGATGATCGAGGCGCGAATGCGGTTCTCGTCGATGATCAGGATGGACAGGTCAGGGTTCGCCATTGCCGGCACTTATGCTTGTGCTCACAAAAAGCGCAAGTGCCGAAAATGCACGTTTCCGATGCAAAATTGCTTGCGGTTGACCTATGCGGCAGGCGGAAAGGGGCTACTTGACCTCGTTTCGCCAGCTGAACTGGGGCGAATAGCCCAGCATGCGCTTGGCCTTGTCGATGGACAGCAGTGTGCCGTTGGTCGAGATGTTGCCCTTCTGCTCGACACCGGGAAACACCTCGGCGAGGAGCGAGATATTGGATCGCGACATCACTGAGTCCGCATTGGCGATGATGAACGCCTCAAAGCCCTTGAAATCGGCCTGGATGGCGCGCCGCACCGCCTGGGCGCCGTCGCGCGCGTCGATATAGGCCCAGAGGTTCCACTTGCGCTTGCGCGGGTCGCTGTCGAAGCCGGGAAAGGCCTTGTAGTCCTCTGGATACATGACGTTGGAAAAGCGCAGGCCCACCATGCGCAGCTCCGGGTCCCAGCGGCAGAACTGGGCGGCCATGGTCTCATCGAGCAGCTTGCCCAGCGAATAGGCGCTTTCCGGGCGGGGAAAATACTCCTCGTCGACCGGCGCATAGGGCGGCGGATTGTCGAAGGGCAGGCCCAGCACGGTCTCGCTGGACGCAAAGACCACATTCTTGATGCCGGCCAGGCGACAGGCCTCGAACACGTTGTAGCTGGAGGTGACGTTGTTCGAGAGCGTGCGCGCATTGGCGGCAAGGCCCGGTGCGGGAATGGCTGCCAGATGCACCACGGCGTCGAAGGGGCCGCCCCGTTCATCAACGCCACCCAGGATGGCTCCGGCGACCTCGCCGAAATTGGTCAGGTCGATGCGCACGCTCGGGCAGATCGGCTCGGGCAGGGCCTGCTGGTCGATGTTGAGGACCTCATAGCCATGCTCGACCAGGTCGCGCAAAACCGCCCGCCCCAGCTTTCCACTCCCACCCGTCACCAGAACCTTGGCCATTCGAACCTCCTCTATTTCCACGCGAATTTGTCACGGATTGCCTGTGCTGCCAACAGGCGCGGCGGGTTTTCGCGGGTTAACAAATGATGAACGGCGGCCTCAGCGGCGGTTCAAGCGGGTGGGCGCAAAACCTCGCTCAAGGCCGGTGCAGCGCATCGGCAGGCGGCCGGACAACCGGTCGCGTCATCACCATTGAGGAGTTATGGAAATGATCAAGTTCACCACCCTTGCCCTGCTCGCAGGCCTTGCCACCGTCTCGTCGGTTGGGCCCAGCGCCGCCCAGTTCCTGGCCGCCAATATTCCCGGCGGCCCCAACAATCCCAGCCCCAGCGTCGAGCATAACTGCGCCGACGAGATGGGTTTCATGCGCCGTGTAAGTGCTTCTGAAATCACGGCAATTCGCGACCGCAGCATCTGGCTCCAGCCGGTGTGCGAGGACTTGACGGTCTGGGGCAAGAACAATTACGGGACGCTGTTCCTGAACGGAAATGTCAATGTTCTGCGCCAGCCGATCGCCCGCAATCCCAAGCTGATGAGCGCGCTGCGTGCCAAGGGATATGACCAGCACGACGTGGTTTCGCTGCGCTTTGGCGGCGGCAACAGCGTCATCCTCTATGTCCATCAGCGGGACATGAACTGAGCCCGGCGCGCTCCTGGCCCCCGAGAATGAACGCTATCTGAACGGCGGACTCAGCGCCGGTTCAATCCCGGGGTGCCATTGTGCATCCAACAACAGGAAATCCGAGGGCATTGGAAATGAACAAGGCACAGGAAAAGGTTCTGGTCGCGGCGCTGTGCGGCCTCATCATCACCACCGCCGCCGGCTTTGCGGTCCAGCCGGCCATGGCCGCCGGCTACCAGGTCGACACGCTGGCCCAGGTCAGTGGCGTGGCGCAGTGGGATCATCTCAATGTCCGCAAATGGCCCGCCAGCTATTCCCAGAAGGTTGGCGCCTTCACCCCCGGCCTGCATGTCTGGGTCGAGCGCTGCATCGAGGTCGAGAACAGCTCCGACTGGTGCCTGGTCGAGCGCGGCGACACCAAGGGCTGGGTCAATTCCCGCTTTCTCACACCAGTTTCCGACTGGGACATCTGATCCCGGTCGTCTCTGTTCAGTACTGCGTACCTCCTACCCATGCATGTTGACTTTTCCGGTCCTCGGTTGTTCGTGGTGAACAGCCAGGACCGGAGTTTTTTCATATGGATGCCAATCCCATTCTCGCCGAGGCCGTGCGCGGCAACTGGGTGGAAAACCGCCATCGCGGCGCCCTCATCATTGTCGATGCGGATGGCGGCGTGATCGCTTCCGGCGGCGATGTGAACCGGCCGATCTTTCCCCGGTCCGCCATCAAATCCATGCAGGCATTGGCGATTTTCGACCGGCATGCCATCGACCGTTTTCACCATACGCCCGAGGAACTGGCCCTGGCCTGTGCGTCGCATCACGGCGAGGACGAGCATGTGAGCAATGTCGACCACTTCCTCACGCGCATGGGCCTGTCTGCGGCCGATCTCGAATGCGGCGCGCATATGCCCACCAATGGCAAGGCGCGCGATGCCCTGCGCGCGGCCGGGCGCGACCCGAGCCCGCTGCACAACAATTGCTCGGGCAAGCATTCGGGCATGCTCAGCGTGGCACTGGCCATGGGCGTTCCGACCCACGGCTATGTCGAGCGGGAACACGATGTGCAGCGCGCGGTGCGGGCCGCGGTGGAATATGTGATCGGCGAGGACCTCACCGAAGATCGCTGCGGCACCGATGGCTGTTCGATCCCCACCTGGGCCGCGCCGCTGCGCGCCTGGGCCCGCGGCTTTGCCCGGATGGCGACGGGCAGAGGCCTCGATGCCGGCCACGCGCAGGGCGCGCAAATGCTCTTTGACGCCGCGACCAGCCATCCGCATCTGGTGGCGGGAACGGGACATCTGGATACGCTGGTGATGGAGGCCTTCCTGGGCCGCGTCATGCAGAAGGGCGGGGCCGAGGGCGTGCAATGCGGCGCCATCCGCGACAAGGGCTGGGGCTACGCGCTCAAATGCGACGACGGCAATATGGCGGCCAGCCACGCCATGGTCGCAGCGTTGCTGCTCCGCCATGCCGACCCGGACGCGAACCAGAAAGCGGTGCTGGAGCAATTCGCGCGTCAGCCGATCCGCAATGTGCGCGGCAACGTGGTCGGCGAGATGCGCGCAACTTAATATTTTTAATATCGCGGGAACGCCGAGGCGCCTATTTCCATTGTTTGCCTCGGCCAAACCGGATGGACCATGCCGCAAACGACAAGGCGCTGGATGCTGCGCGAAAGCACCGCAGTGTTGCACCAGGCCGTCGATGGCGCAGTGGGACAATTTTCAGACATGGCAGGATATCGGCGCTATCTCAGGGCGCTGAGCCTGTTCCGCTTGCCCCTTGAGAGGCGGTGGGCGGAGATGGACTGGCCGGCCGCGCTGCTGGGCTGGCGGCCCACGGCCGTGGCCGCATCGATCGAACAGGATCTCGATGATCTGAGCCTGGAACCGGTTGCGGTGACAGCCAGCGATGGGTTGTCGGACACAGCGGACCTGCTGGGCATGTTCTATGTGGTCCAGGGGGCAACACTGGGTGCGCAGATCCTGCTTGGCCGCGCACTGGAACTGGGCCTGACGCGCGACTACGGCGCCCGGCACCTGTCGGTTCAGGCCGACGGGCTCGCCAACTGGCGCAGCTTTCTCGAAGTGCTGGAATCCGCACCCGATATCGACATGAACCGGGTGGTTTCGGCCAGCCAATCCACCTTCCAACGGGCCGAGATTGCCTTCAAGAGCAGCCACGCATGACGACTGAACAGACGGTCGACCTGACCAATTGCGACAGGGAACCGATCCATATTCCGGGCAGTATCCAGCCCCATGGCGCGCTGCTGGCGCTTGATCCCGGCCTCTCGACGGTGCAGCGCCATTCCGCCAATGCACTCGACATGCTGGGGCTCAACGGCGACCCCAACGGCGCCACGCTCGAACTGGTGCTGGGCGGAGCCTTGACCCACAGCCTGCGCAACGCATTGGCCACCTCGGGCGAAGTGGAACGGCCGGCACTGCTCATCGACCAGCAAATGCCCGGAGGCGGTCGGTTCGACATTGCGATCCACCGGTATCTCTCCGCTGTGATCGTCGAGTTCGAGCCGCATGACGACACGGTCCGTGACCAGCCGCTGCAATTGGCGCGCACCATGATTTCGCGCATTTCCGGTCTCGATGACATCGACCTCCTGACCCGGCAGACCGCACGCATCGTGCGCGGCCTGCTCGGCTATGACCGGGTGATGATCTACCGCTTCGAACCCGACGGTTCCGGCAAGGTGGTGAGCGAGGCCAGACGCCCCGAGCTGGAAAGTTTCCTCGGCCAGTATTTCCCGGCCAGCGACATTCCCCAGCAGGCGCGCGCGCTTTATCTCAAGAACACCATCCGCGTCATTTCCGATGCCGGGTTCCGCCCCGTTGCGCTGGTGCCGGAACTGGACGGAGCGGGCCAGCCACTTGATCTGAGCCTGGCGCATCTGCGCAGCGTCTCCCCGATCCATTGCGAATATCTGCGCAATATGGGGGTCTCGGCATCGATGTCGGTGTCGATCATCGTCGACGGCCAGCTTTGGGGCATGATCGCCTGCCACCATTATGCGCCCAAGGTGCTGCCCATGCCCTTGCGGGTGGCCACCGAGATGTTCGGCGATTTCCTATCGTTGCATCTGGGGTCGCTGCGCCAGCGGCGCCAATTGGACACGACCGCGAGGACGCGTGCCTATCTGGAACGGGTCCACCAGTTGGCAAGCGGCCGGGACGTATCCGAGCTGCTGCATGAACAGGTCCAAGAACTGGGCAAACTGATCCCCAATGACGGGTTCGGACTGTATTTGCACGGCAAGTGGACGGCGTTCGGCAGCACCCCGCCTGAGGGCGAGATCGAGCAGATTGCAGACCTGGTGGGCGCGCTGGCGGATAACCGGGTTTGGTCCAGCCATGCATTGCAGACGCTTTACCCGGCCGCTGTCGGCTTTTCCGCCGATGCGGCAGGTGTGCTGGCCATTCCACTCTCTCAACTGCCGCGAGACTATCTGTTCTTTTTCCGGCGCGAAGTGCTGCAGACCCTCAACTGGGCCGGAAATCCGGAAAAATCCTATGAGACCGGTCCCTTGGGCGACCGGCTGACGCCCCGCAAGAGCTTCGCCATCTGGAAGGAAACCGTGCATGGACAGGCCGAACCCTGGTCCGACAGCGACCGGGAAGTGGCCGAGGCGATGCGCGCCTCTATCGTCGAGGTGCTGCTGCGCCACAACGAATTGATGGCTGACGAGCGCGCCAAGGCCGATGTGCGCCAGCGCATGCTCAACGAGGAACTCAATCACCGCGTCAAGAACATCCTGGCGGTGATCAAGTCGCTGGTGGGGCAACCCGTGCAGGACGGGCGCAGCCTCAAGGATTATGTGGCGACGCTAAAGGGGCGCATCCAGGCGCTTGCCATTGCGCATGACCAGGTGATCCGGGGCGACGGCGGGGGGCGGCTTTCCGACCTCTTGCAGGCCGAACTCAGCCCTTATCGGTCAGCCAATAACACTGTTTTCCTCGGAGGGCCGGACGCCTGGCTGGATGCAAGGGCGTTCTCGGTGATGGCGCTGGTGACCCACGAACTGGCGACCAATGCCGCCAAATATGGCGCATTGTCCTGCGCTGGTGGGCGGCTTGAGGTGCGATGGCAGATGGAGCCTGACGGCAGTTGCAGGCTGGAATGGGTGGAAAGGGGCGGCCCCGAGGTGACGCCACCAAACCGGACCGGCTTTGGCACGGCGCTGCTGGACCGAAGCATTCCATTCGAACTGGGCGGCACCAGCGTCATTGACTATGCGCCAGATGGCCTGGTGGGGCGCTTCACGCTGCCCGGGCGACACTTGCGGGGCGGCGCGACCCCCTCGCCAGTTGGCCAGGATGCGCCGGTTACGCCGGGCGGGCGGGAATTGCTGCCGGCCGATCTCGACGTGCTGCTGCTGGAAGACCAGATGCTGATCGCCATGGATGTGGAAGCCATGTTCGCCGATCGGGGCTTTGAAAAGGTGACGGCAGTCAACACCATGGGCGAGGCCCTGCGCCGCATCGAGACCAGTCCGCCCGATATTGCCGTCCTCGACGTCAATCTCGGATCGGAGACCTCCTTGCCTGTGGCAGAGAAAATGCTTGGGCTCGCCATCCCCTTCATCTTTGCCACCGGCTATGGCGAAGGCGGGATGCTTCCCGACACCATGGCGCATGTGCCGGTGGTGCGAAAGCCCTATGAAATCGGCGCTCTGCTGGCCGCCATGGTGAAGGCCCGCCGTTCGGTCCGGCCTGCAGGATAGGTTGGCCATTCCGGTGATTGCCGACCGCTTTGGCTTGTTCGCGGCGCGCCGCGACGGCTATAAGCGGAGGCAACAACGGACCAACAGGTGATGCGGCATGCTCGTGGACGGCAAGATCTTTTTGGGCGTGAGCGACCGGCCGGAATATCTCAATCTCAAATATGCCAACCGTCACGGGTTGATTACCGGCGCCACCGGTACCGGCAAGACGGTCAGCCTGCAGGTCCTTGCCGAGGGGTTTTCCGCCGCGGGCGTGCCGGTCTTTGCCGCCGACATCAAAGGTGACCTGTCGGGCGTGTCCAGGATGGGCCAGGCCAAGGACTGGCAGACCAGACGGGCCGAGGAAATCGGGTTCACCGAATTTCAGGATGACGTCTATCCGGTGATCTTCTGGGACCTGTTCGGCGCGCAGGGTCATCCGGTCCGCGCCACCATCTCCGAAATGGGTCCGGTGCTCCTGAGCCGTATCCTTGATCTCAACGACACCCAGGAAGGCGTGCTCAATATCGCCTTCCGCGTCGCCGACGAGGAAGGCCTGCTGCTGCTCGACCTCAAGGACCTGCGGGCGCTGCTGGTGGATATCCAGGAACGGGCGCGGGAAATCTCGGGCCGCTACGGCAATGTCACCACCGCCTCGATCGGCGCCATCCAGCGGGCGCTGCTGGTGCTGGAACAGCAGGGGGCGGACAATTTCTTCGGGGAGCGGGCCCTCAGCATTGCCGATTTGATGCGCACCGACACGGATGGCAAGGGCTATGTGTCGATCCTCGCCGCCGACCAGCTGATGCAGGCGCCACGGCTCTACGCCACGTTCCTGCTCTGGCTGCTGTCCGAACTGTTCGAGGAACTGCCCGAGGTGGGCGATCCGGACAAGCCGAAACTGGTCTTCTTCTTCGACGAGGCGCATCTTCTGTTCGATGACGCGCCCAAGGCGCTGATCGACAAGGTTGAGCAGGTGGTCAAGCTCATCCGCTCCAAGGGCGTCGGCGTCTATTTCGTCACCCAGAACCCGGTTGATATTCCCGAAAGCGTGCTGGCCCAGCTCGCCAATCGGGTCCAGCACGCCCTGCGCGCCTATACGCCGCGCGAGCAAAAGGCGGTGCGCGTCGCGGCCGAGACATTCCGGCCCAATCCGGCCTTTTCGACCGAGGAGGCGATCACCCAGCTCGGCATCGGCGAGGCGCTGGTGTCGGTGCTGGAGGACAAGGGCGTGCCCTCGATAGTGGGGCGCACCTTCATTCGCCCGCCCTCGGCGCAGGTGGGGCCGATCTCCCCGGCCGAGCGCGACGCGACGCTGGCCAATTCGCCGGTTGGCGGGCTCTATGACACGGTGCTCGACCGCGAATCCGCCTTCGAGGTGCTGCACAGGAGGGCGCGGGACAAGCAGCTCGCCGACGAGCGGACCGAATATGAGGCGCAGCGGCGCGAAGAAGCCGAGGCATTGGCCAAGGAAAGGGCGCGGGCCGAAAAGGCAGCCGCGCCACGTCGCAGCACGCGCCAATCGCCAACCGAGGCCGCGATGAACTCCTTCGCGCGAACCGTAGCCAATACGCTGGGGCGCGAACTGGTACGCGGCATTCTGGGTGGGCTGACGGGGCGGCGGCGCTGATGGTCGGGTCCATGCAATCGCCGCTGACCGTCGCCATTTTTGCCTCGGACAGGGGGCCCGGCGACCCGGAACGCGCCAGCCTGATGGGCGAAGTGGGGCGCGTGTTTGCGCGCAAGGGCGCGCGCATGCTGTGCCTGGCCGAGAACGCGGTCTTGCCGGTGCCCCTGATCACCGCGGCCCGGACGGCCGGGGGCACGGTGGAGATCGTCGCCGATGCCAGCATCGTGCTACCGCAGGCGCTGACCGGCGTGCCGATCACCGTGCTGCCCGACCAGGCCGAGCGCCTGGCGTTTCTCGCCCGCTCCAGTGTCGCCTTCGTGGCGCTGCCCGGCTCGCTGGCCTCGATATCCGCGCTCTTCGGCGCCTGGGCGGCGGGCAATGTGCGGCCCGTGGTGATGCTCAATCGTCACCGCGCCTTCGAGGTTGTCAGGGGGTTTGCCGCCGATGTGCTGGCCGCCTCGGTGTCGCATCACGACCGCAACATCCAGTTCGCCGACTCGGTCGAGGATTTGTGGAACAAGGTCGTCTGGGTCAGCGAGCAGAAGCGGTAGGGCGCGCCGGGCAGACGTACCGGGTCGACAGGTGAGGGGTCAGGCCAGGGGGCCGAGATCTGGGCGCTTGGCGCGGCGGTCGGGGAAGAGCGGCACGACATTGTCGGTATAGCGGCGGGCCGGATGCGGCTCGGTGGTGCGGGCGGGCACGCGGTTGCGGCGCTCGGGGCCGCGATAGCCGAAGCCCAGGGCGCCGATGACGCTGCGGTTGAGCAGGCGCGCCTGCACCCGCTGCAGCAGATGGCGCGGCGACATCGGCTTGACCACCACTTCGTCGATGCCGGCGCTGATCGCCTGCTGGCGCATCGGCGGGGTGATCGCGCGGGTGAGCGCAATGACCGGCAATTCGCGGGACACGAAGCTGGGATCAAGGCGAATGGCCTCGACCATTTCATAGGCCGGACGGCCCTCGCGGTCGAAATCGACCACCAGCATGTCGAGCGGGGCGATGCGCATATAGGCAAAGAGCTCGGCTTCGCTGTCGAAAGGACGGACGCGCAGGCGCGAGTCGCTCGCCAGCACCATGGTCAGCACGGCGCTCAGGGCCGGATTTGCGGCCAGAATGGCGATGGTTTTGCCTGGAACGGTCACGACGGCCCCTCTTATCGTTAAGGCTTCGTTAACATGCCTCAACGGGGGAATGAAGGGTGCGGTTCCGGTTCGGCGAAATCGGCTGCGGAAAAACAAAACCCGCCGGGCCAGGGGCCGGCGGGTTCGATGGGCAGGAGAGGCCGTGCGCCGCGATCAGGCGGTGGCTTCCTCATAGAGCTTTTCGACATGCTCCCAGTTCACCAGATTGTCGAACCAGGCTTCGAGATATTTCGGGCGGGCATTGCGATAATCGATGTAATAGGAGTGCTCCCACACATCGACGCCGAGCAGCGGAATGCCGCCATGGACCAGCGGCGATTCGCCATTGGGGGTCTTGGTGACCGAGAGCTTGCCCGCCTTGTGGTCGAAGCTCAGCCAGGCCCAGCCCGAACCGAACTGGGTGGTGCCGGCGGCGATGAAGTCGGTGCGGAACTTGTCGAAGCCGCCCAGATCCTCGTCGATCTTGGCCGCCAGCTTGCCCGGCAGCTTGTTGCCGCCGCCATTGGGCTTCATCCAGTTCCAGAAATGGACATGGTTGTAGTGCTGGCCGGCATTGTTGAAGAGGCCGGCATTCTTGCCATAGCTCTCCTTGACGATGTCCTCGAGCGGCAGCACTTCCAGGCCCGAGCCTTCCAAAAGCTTTTCGCCATTGGTGACATAGGCCTGGTGGTGCTTGTCATGGTGATATTCGAGCGTTTCGGCCGACATGTAGGGGCCCAGCGCATCATAGGCATAGGGCAGGGGCGGCAGGGTGAACTTGGTGGTCATGGTAGCCTCCGTTCTTGGAAAGGTTTGACGCTGGCGGGAACCGGCTATTCGTTGGCGTTTATAGGCTTTTGGGTCTGTCGCAACAATGACGGTGAAGGAACTAACCGTCCAATCCTGCTGACTTTATTGCAAAGGCATAGCACTGGGCGGTTTCCTTGAGGCGGTCAAAGCGGCCGGACGCCCCGGCATGGCCCGCCCCCATATTGGTCTTGAGATACAATGGCGCGTCGCCGCTCTTGGTTGCCCGAAGCTTGGCAACCCATTTGGCGGGCTCCCAATAGGTGACGCGTGGATCGGTCAGCCCGGCCAGTGCGAAGATGGGCGGATAGGCCTGGGCCGAAACCGCCTCATAGGGCGCATAGGCCGCGATGCGGTGGTAATCCTCGGGCGAGGTGATGGGATTGCCCCATTCGGGCCATTCGGGCGGGGTGAGCGGCAGGGTGTCGTCGAGCATGGTGTTGAGCACGTCCACGAACGGCACCTGTGCGATGACGCCGCCCCAGAGGTCGGGCCGAAGATTGGCGATGGCGCCCATCAGCATGCCACCGGCCGAACCGCCCTGGGCGATGATCCGGCCCTTCTTCGTGTAACCCTCGGCGATGAGCATCTCGGCTGCGGCGATGAAGTCGGAGAAGCTGTTGGGCTTGTGCTCGCGCCGGCCATGGCGGTACCAGCGATAGCCCTTTTCCATGCCGCCGCGGATATGGGCGATGGCATAGACGAAGCCGCGATCCACCAGCGAGAGCACCGAGACCGAGAAGGATGCGGGCATCGACATGCCATAGGCGCCATAGCCGTAGAGGAGGGCAGGGTTGGAGCCGTCGCGCGCGGTTCCCTTGCGGTAGAGCAGGGTCACCGGCACCTGCTCGCCATCGGGCGCGGTTGCAAACAGGCGCCTGGTTTCATAGTCGGCCGGATTGTGTCCCGAGGGCACTTCCTGGGTCTTGAGCAGGGTACGCTTGCCGGTTTCGAGATCGACATCGAACACCTGGCTGGGCGTTGTGGGCGAGGAATAGGTGAGGCGGAACACCGTCGTGTCGAACTCGTAGCCGGTCGACATGCCGAGCGAATAGGCCTCCTCGTCGAACCTGACGGTTTCTTCCTTGCCGGTCCGCAGGTCGCGGGCGACGATGCGCGGCAGGCCATCCTCACGCTCGAGACGCAGCATGTGGTTCTTGAGCAAGGCGACATCGAGGATCAGCACGCCCTCGCGATGCGGGACGAGGTCCGTCCAGTTCTCGGCCGCCGGGGTGTGAACCGGGGCAGTAACGATCTTGTAGTCCTCGGCCCCATCGGCATTGGTGCGGATATAAAGGACGCCATCGCGCTCATCGACCTCATATTCGCGGTCTATCAGGCGTGGGGCCACAAGGCGCGGCTCGCCACCCTTTTCGGCGTCGATCAGCCGGACTTCGCTGGTCTGGTGGTCATGCGCATCGATGATGATGAACTTGTCCGACAGCGTCTTGCCGACGCCCACGAAGAAGCCGGGGTCCTTTTCCTCAT
It contains:
- a CDS encoding S9 family peptidase; its protein translation is MTKTIPPSARRVSHNHTHHNVTREDPYAWLRADNWQEVMQKPETLDPEIRAYLEAENDYYEAEFGKPTAELQDRIYKEIRGRIKEDDSGVPSPDGEWAYNTRMLEGKQYPLIVRTPREGGAESILLDCNVEAGEGYFGFAGASHDPSHRTLAWAADRAGSEYYDIVLRDLETGKDRDEVIRNTAGSYVWSNDSRALYYTEYDDNHRPYRIRRHDIGTEQASDPIIYEEKDPGFFVGVGKTLSDKFIIIDAHDHQTSEVRLIDAEKGGEPRLVAPRLIDREYEVDERDGVLYIRTNADGAEDYKIVTAPVHTPAAENWTDLVPHREGVLILDVALLKNHMLRLEREDGLPRIVARDLRTGKEETVRFDEEAYSLGMSTGYEFDTTVFRLTYSSPTTPSQVFDVDLETGKRTLLKTQEVPSGHNPADYETRRLFATAPDGEQVPVTLLYRKGTARDGSNPALLYGYGAYGMSMPASFSVSVLSLVDRGFVYAIAHIRGGMEKGYRWYRHGRREHKPNSFSDFIAAAEMLIAEGYTKKGRIIAQGGSAGGMLMGAIANLRPDLWGGVIAQVPFVDVLNTMLDDTLPLTPPEWPEWGNPITSPEDYHRIAAYAPYEAVSAQAYPPIFALAGLTDPRVTYWEPAKWVAKLRATKSGDAPLYLKTNMGAGHAGASGRFDRLKETAQCYAFAIKSAGLDG